AACCGAGCATACTCGCCAAACTCTCCTTCTGTGAGAATTTTGCCCATTTTTTGGTACTCCCGCCGAGTCGCCCAAATCAGATGATTCATAGAAATCGCACCACCATCATCGGCGGCGAGGAAGGCAGCTGCTAGAGCTATGTTGCGAATGTTACCTCCGGCAATCTCGAAGCGTTGTGCCATAAAATCTAAATCTACATCTGGATTCTTGGGAGTAGACTTGGGGAAAATTTGCTCCCAAATACGGCGGCGTTCTTTTTTGTTGGGGAAGGGAAATTCAAGACTAAAATGCATCCGCCTGACAAAGGCATCATCCATGTTTTTGCGTAAGTTTGTCGCTAAAATTACAACTCCTTGATACTCTTCCATCCGTTGCAATAAATAGCTAACTTCGATGTTGGCGTAGCGATCGTGGGAATCACGGACTTCACTACGTTTACCAAACAGCGCGTCTGCTTCATCGAAAAACAAAATGGCGTTGCTGGTTTGAGCTTCGTTAAAAATCCGAGACAGATTTTTTTCGGTTTCGCCAATATACTTGCTAACTACACTGGAGAGGTCTATTTTGTAGAGATCCAAGCCTAATTCTCCAGCTATAATATTAGCGGACATGGTTTTGCCGGTGCCAGGAAGACCAGCGAAGAAAACGTTGACTCCCTTGCCCATAGCTAGTTTGTTATCAAAGCCCCATTCGTCGTAGACGACAGTGCGGTACTTGACTGAATTACAGATTTCTCTTAGCATCTGCATTTGGTCAGGAGGCAGAATGATGTCATCCCATTTATAATAAGGATTGATTTTAGTGGCTAGGTTGCTCAATTTTCGGTTAGACTGCAAGCGGCATCCTGCATAAATATCTGCCATTGTCAAGTGCTGCTGTTCTGGATCGCGCCAGTGGGCTATATTTCGGGCAGTAGCTGTCGCATCCTCGATTTGACCGCCACTAAAGCGGAATTTACTGGCTAATATCTTTAAGTCTGCCTCAGAACCAAAACCTGTGTCACCTCTGAGACTCTTGTGCCATAGTTGCACCCGTTCGGCATTTGTCGGATGGGAAAACTCAATCCGTAAGAAGGGAATGTCTTGCAATGCATCTACTGGTTCCCAGGTCACTTCTCCAGCAAGAAAAGTCAGTAAATTGGCATCTTCCAACTGCTTTATGAATGACAAGAGCCGTGTTTGTTTATCATCTTCTAGTAAACTATCAAAGCCCTTCCAGTAGAGAGCCGATTGCTGCAAACGTGCTTCACGACAAACCAAATTGATAGCTGTATCAAATGCAACATTTTCTGAATTGAGCAGGCGATCGCCATCGACAATCAACAATCCCATACCCAACTCCTGACAAATTGCTTCAGCAGTCGCCTGCTTACCGACACCGTAAGAGCCTTGAAAATAAAATATACATCCTTCGGTCAGTACCTGTTTTTTCTGAGTTAGCTGTTGGAAGCGTTGCTTAACGTCGATCGGTAATAACAGGTCTTCTAGTTTAGCTTGCGGTAATTTATATTTAGTGTAAGTATTGATGCGAGAGTCAATTTCATCAGTATTGAGTAAGTAATTGACTATGCGATCGTCTAGTTTAAGAAACTTACCCAATAGTGGGGGTTGGTGTTGAGATGGATCGTCGAAGACATTCAGTAAGTGATGCTTTAGTAGGGGATGGGTCGGGGTAAAACGTTGACGTGTTGCCAGCTTCTGTTCTAAAGAAGGACAAAGGAGGTTCAAAACCAAATCTATACTGGGACGCTTCTTTGTGACATCACCATGAAGGTAAGCAATTAGGCTCTCGTAACGTAAATCGAGTTCTGGAGCCAGACAAATCAGAAGAATATCAATATCAATAGTTGTGAGTTGAAAGCTGCGAGCGAGTGCTTCTAAACGTAACGTAATATTACGTTGGATGCTTTTTTCTTTACATAAAGCAATCTCATCTGCCAGTTGCTCGAAAACATCCTGAACCTCATCTGTAGACAAAGGTGTAGAAGCAGCCGCCCAGTGTGGCATCCCAACTGGTTTTGCTAGCATTGCCTCTAGATCTTCTTCAGAAATATAGAGTCCTTGGAAGGCTGTATCAGTTGACTGAATCTGCTGTAATCGTTGTAGCTGAACTTGGATAAGTAAATCTATCCGTTCTAGCTCTGCCAAAATGTGTTGCAGGGAGGTTGCATAATGTTCCATTGCAGTGACAGCTGTTGTTGGTGGCTTTGTGGACTGATTGTTGGGTTTTGTTTTTTCAGCCAATTTGTAGGCGATCGCATTTTATCAAAACATAGAGACGAAGCATGATAAGTCAAGACAAGGGTCTTCGTGTCTACACTTCTATACGTTTACATATCTACTAGAATTTTGATTATCAGTATAGTGTATTTCAGGTAATTCTAATATTGCCTACTATTTTGGCGCATTAGATGCAATAGAGAAGTAACATATATTTAGCTTATACTTGAATCTTGGGTTATTCCTTTTTGTTGAGTACTAGGTGATGTTTTGTCACACGCTTGCATGAAACTGCTGTAGTGTTTTTAGATCATTAGTCCCGTAACTATCTACAAGAGTGCGATCGATTGTGTTTTATTATCCTTCAGTTTGGGCGATTCCCTTCAGGATAGCTTCGCTTCACGCATCATAAGCGCGTTGCATTACCACAAATTACAGACAGAATTTCCCGCAAGTATCGAGCCATCGTCGTTACGTTGGCATAAACTAAGCGTCTGATGAGTGATTATTCAACCAAATGAATCCAAGACAAAGCAGAATGAACCGTGTTAAATAGGCGTTTATCACCTGTGTAGAAGTCTGCTTGAAATCTTTGAGCTAATGCTAAATAAT
This genomic interval from Scytonema hofmannii PCC 7110 contains the following:
- a CDS encoding AAA family ATPase → MAEKTKPNNQSTKPPTTAVTAMEHYATSLQHILAELERIDLLIQVQLQRLQQIQSTDTAFQGLYISEEDLEAMLAKPVGMPHWAAASTPLSTDEVQDVFEQLADEIALCKEKSIQRNITLRLEALARSFQLTTIDIDILLICLAPELDLRYESLIAYLHGDVTKKRPSIDLVLNLLCPSLEQKLATRQRFTPTHPLLKHHLLNVFDDPSQHQPPLLGKFLKLDDRIVNYLLNTDEIDSRINTYTKYKLPQAKLEDLLLPIDVKQRFQQLTQKKQVLTEGCIFYFQGSYGVGKQATAEAICQELGMGLLIVDGDRLLNSENVAFDTAINLVCREARLQQSALYWKGFDSLLEDDKQTRLLSFIKQLEDANLLTFLAGEVTWEPVDALQDIPFLRIEFSHPTNAERVQLWHKSLRGDTGFGSEADLKILASKFRFSGGQIEDATATARNIAHWRDPEQQHLTMADIYAGCRLQSNRKLSNLATKINPYYKWDDIILPPDQMQMLREICNSVKYRTVVYDEWGFDNKLAMGKGVNVFFAGLPGTGKTMSANIIAGELGLDLYKIDLSSVVSKYIGETEKNLSRIFNEAQTSNAILFFDEADALFGKRSEVRDSHDRYANIEVSYLLQRMEEYQGVVILATNLRKNMDDAFVRRMHFSLEFPFPNKKERRRIWEQIFPKSTPKNPDVDLDFMAQRFEIAGGNIRNIALAAAFLAADDGGAISMNHLIWATRREYQKMGKILTEGEFGEYARLA